One part of the Thermodesulforhabdaceae bacterium genome encodes these proteins:
- a CDS encoding 4Fe-4S binding protein, with the protein MAKELGLHSWRELALGAAILKPGSASELKTGDWRSSRPVVDYEKCVKCGRCYILCPDMVYSLKEDGYYELNYYYCKGCGICAHECPKDAIEMIEEGS; encoded by the coding sequence GTGGCAAAGGAACTAGGACTTCATAGCTGGCGCGAACTGGCTCTGGGAGCCGCCATCCTTAAACCTGGTAGTGCTTCAGAGCTTAAGACGGGGGATTGGCGTTCTAGCCGTCCTGTGGTGGATTATGAGAAATGTGTAAAATGCGGCAGATGCTACATCCTGTGCCCCGATATGGTTTATAGCCTGAAAGAAGATGGATATTATGAGCTAAACTACTACTACTGCAAAGGATGCGGCATCTGTGCTCATGAATGTCCGAAAGATGCGATAGAAATGATAGAGGAGGGGAGCTAA
- a CDS encoding antibiotic biosynthesis monooxygenase, translating into MAVKVFIEREIEEGRELDIYNSLIKLRARAMRAHGYISGETLVSYDNPQRYLVISTWNSLEDWNRWEESDERKAIEAEISHYLKSPPKISIYRYEIGS; encoded by the coding sequence ATGGCTGTTAAAGTTTTTATCGAAAGGGAGATTGAGGAAGGTAGAGAACTCGATATTTACAATTCTCTCATTAAGCTGAGAGCGAGAGCAATGAGAGCTCATGGTTACATTTCAGGAGAAACCCTTGTTTCTTACGACAATCCTCAAAGATACTTGGTGATCAGTACTTGGAATAGCTTGGAAGATTGGAATCGATGGGAAGAGAGCGATGAGCGTAAGGCTATTGAGGCTGAAATCAGTCATTATTTAAAAAGTCCCCCAAAGATTAGCATTTATCGCTATGAGATTGGATCGTAA
- a CDS encoding pyruvate ferredoxin oxidoreductase subunit gamma — MNEIRIHGRGGQGAVTSAELMALAAIAIGKYAQAFPSFGPERRGAPVMAFLRISDEPVRTREKIYNPNLVVVLDASLIPISNVEAGIADNGIVIVNTQMSPSELKKSFNLKSRVATVDATSIAREILKVPITNTTMMGAIVRVSQTVPLESLEKPIMERFGPSLGGKNFAACKKAYDDTILE, encoded by the coding sequence ATGAATGAGATCAGAATACATGGTCGTGGAGGTCAGGGAGCCGTAACCTCTGCGGAATTGATGGCTCTTGCAGCCATCGCTATAGGTAAATACGCTCAAGCCTTTCCCAGTTTTGGTCCCGAACGCCGCGGGGCTCCGGTGATGGCTTTCCTTCGGATAAGCGATGAACCTGTGAGAACGCGAGAAAAAATTTATAATCCAAACTTGGTGGTTGTGCTTGACGCAAGTCTTATTCCTATTTCTAATGTGGAAGCTGGTATTGCTGACAACGGTATTGTGATTGTCAATACTCAAATGTCTCCTTCTGAGTTGAAAAAAAGCTTCAACCTTAAATCTCGTGTAGCAACAGTTGATGCTACTTCAATAGCCAGAGAAATTCTTAAAGTTCCTATAACAAATACAACTATGATGGGTGCTATCGTCAGAGTGTCTCAAACTGTGCCTCTGGAGAGCCTGGAAAAACCCATCATGGAAAGATTTGGTCCTTCTCTGGGTGGGAAAAATTTTGCCGCTTGCAAGAAAGCTTACGATGATACGATACTGGAATAA
- the porA gene encoding pyruvate ferredoxin oxidoreductase: MGRRVGMEVSIAAAEAVALIDVDVVAAYPITPQTHIVEHLSELVANGHLDAEFVPVESEHSAMSVCVGAAAAGARTFTSTSAQGYALMVEICYIASSMRLPIVMVMANRAMSAPISIWNDHADMMLARDTGWIQTVAENGQEVVDLLIHAYRVAEDHRVLLPVIVNLDGFILSHVIEPIELPSKEEVQKYLPPYKPALRLDPKNPVTMGPVGVPEIYTEAKKAQDEALKNSKKVIIEAWEEFAKHFGRTYRPVETYKCEDAEVILLLMGSIAETAMRAVDAMRARGKKVGLARIRLFRPFPVEELVSTLKNARTVAVIDRALGFNGHVGPVCAEVKSMLFDHGLTPYVWNYIAGLGGRDVTVENFIEMVDMVEAKAAKKEPMGYEIINVRE; encoded by the coding sequence ATGGGAAGGCGAGTAGGAATGGAAGTTTCAATTGCGGCGGCGGAAGCAGTCGCCCTTATAGATGTTGATGTTGTGGCGGCATATCCCATTACACCCCAGACTCATATTGTGGAGCATCTTTCGGAGCTTGTTGCTAATGGACATCTGGACGCTGAATTTGTTCCAGTGGAATCTGAACATTCGGCCATGAGCGTATGTGTGGGAGCTGCGGCCGCTGGAGCTCGCACCTTTACTTCTACAAGTGCTCAGGGATATGCTCTGATGGTTGAAATTTGTTATATAGCCTCAAGCATGAGGCTACCAATAGTAATGGTTATGGCAAATCGAGCTATGAGCGCTCCTATAAGTATCTGGAATGATCACGCAGATATGATGCTTGCTAGAGATACAGGATGGATTCAGACCGTTGCTGAAAATGGACAGGAAGTGGTTGATTTGCTAATCCATGCTTACCGTGTGGCGGAAGATCATCGAGTCCTTCTCCCCGTTATAGTTAACTTAGATGGCTTCATTCTTTCCCATGTTATTGAACCAATAGAACTTCCGTCAAAAGAAGAAGTCCAGAAATATCTGCCACCTTATAAGCCTGCTCTAAGGCTTGATCCGAAAAATCCTGTAACTATGGGACCCGTTGGTGTTCCTGAAATTTACACCGAGGCAAAGAAGGCTCAGGACGAGGCTTTAAAGAATTCCAAAAAGGTTATCATAGAAGCATGGGAAGAATTTGCTAAGCATTTCGGAAGAACCTATAGACCGGTGGAAACTTATAAGTGTGAGGATGCAGAGGTTATTCTTCTTCTTATGGGAAGTATTGCCGAGACAGCAATGAGAGCCGTAGATGCGATGAGAGCCAGAGGTAAAAAAGTGGGGCTTGCTCGAATAAGGCTTTTCAGACCTTTCCCTGTGGAAGAGCTTGTTTCTACCCTGAAGAATGCTCGAACTGTTGCCGTCATAGACAGAGCTCTGGGATTTAATGGACATGTAGGACCTGTTTGTGCCGAAGTGAAATCTATGCTTTTTGATCATGGACTTACGCCTTATGTGTGGAACTATATTGCCGGTCTTGGTGGGCGGGATGTTACAGTAGAAAATTTCATTGAAATGGTTGATATGGTCGAAGCCAAAGCAGCTAAGAAGGAACCGATGGGATATGAGATTATTAATGTGAGGGAATAA
- a CDS encoding TetR/AcrR family transcriptional regulator produces MPRTRGRETAEEILKAAKELFYIKGYENASTREISKKVGISKAALYHHFKNKEEILFRICLQAADELVNNMRQAIERNAQSGKPLKEQLTDVLVEYARTYMKNENFNKILLHDIEYLPEDKKQIIYQKEKENVHQLRKFIENLMAQGSFRKLNSTVVTFSLIGSLHWLYFWYKPAGSLSLTEIAEQMADLFLQGLKNPETIS; encoded by the coding sequence ATGCCAAGAACACGAGGGAGAGAAACAGCAGAGGAAATACTTAAAGCGGCGAAGGAGCTTTTTTATATAAAGGGCTATGAAAATGCCAGCACTCGCGAAATTTCCAAGAAAGTAGGGATAAGCAAAGCCGCTCTGTATCACCATTTTAAGAACAAAGAAGAAATTCTTTTCCGAATTTGCCTTCAAGCAGCAGACGAATTAGTAAACAACATGAGACAGGCTATTGAGCGAAATGCCCAATCAGGGAAGCCCCTAAAAGAACAATTGACCGATGTGCTGGTTGAGTATGCCAGAACCTACATGAAAAATGAAAATTTCAATAAGATACTGCTCCACGACATTGAATACCTCCCTGAAGACAAAAAACAGATAATATACCAGAAAGAAAAGGAAAATGTTCACCAACTCCGAAAGTTTATAGAAAACTTGATGGCTCAAGGAAGTTTCAGGAAACTTAATTCTACAGTTGTTACTTTTTCTCTTATTGGTTCTCTTCACTGGCTTTATTTTTGGTATAAGCCAGCAGGATCACTTTCTTTAACCGAAATAGCGGAACAAATGGCAGATCTATTTCTCCAAGGGCTAAAAAATCCGGAAACAATTTCTTAA